Part of the Flavobacteriales bacterium genome, TTTTTTCAGTAATAGAAAATTAGTAAAAAAAGTGCCGTTCCACTCTTGTCTGAACTCGTTTTCAGAAGGCACCGAACCATCTGTAATCAGCGCATCGGCAAGATTCTTCATTCCAAAGTCGATGCTTGCAATTAACGATGCCTTTATGGTTGAGTTATTGGGAATATCGGCATAAACAGCAACCACTTCCATAGGAAATTCTTTACTTTTGCAACGAATGTTTATCTGTTTCCCGATGGGATCTTCATTTCCAAAATATTTTTTGGATAACTTTTGGCTTAGAAGTATTTTCCTATCCGTTTCGTCGAAATCATCTAGGTTTCCCTGTATAATTTTAACGCCAAGCATGTTAAAAAATTTACTTTCCGTACACAACATGTTGGGTTCATGAATAAATTCCATATTTTGTTTCACCTCAAGGTCCCCAACATTGTATATGTGTAGAAAATTTTCAACTTCTGCAAAATTATTCTTTGCTGTTTCACCAATAATAAATGGGGTCTTTGCCCAAGTCGTATTTGTGTTTTTATCGTAATTTAATACCCTGTAAATTCTGTCCCGATTGGCAAATGAATAGTTATAACTAAATTCATTCAATATAAAAACCAATACAACAGTTACAATTCCCAGCCCGAGAATCAATCCCGCTAAACTTATTAAAGTATTTGCTTTATCGGCTTTTAAATGCCTGAAACAAACAGATAAATTATTTCTCAAATTCATATTAACTCGTTTTTATTCATATCTCAGCGTTTCCACCGGGTTACAGGTTGCCGCCCGCCAACTCTGCCAACTTACGGTAAGCAGTGCAATTCCCAATGCCAGCAAACCTGCCAGAGCAAATATCCACCAACTTAAACTGGTTTTGTAGGCAAAACTTTCAAGCCATTCGTGCATGGCATACCATGCAATGGGCGTAGCAACCACAAAAGCAATGGCTACCCATTTCACAAAATCTTTATTGAGCATTAGCATAATTTCGGAAATCCTAGCACCGTTAATTTTGCGAATACCTATTTCCTTTGTGCGTTGTTTTCCTATTAATAATGATAAGCCAAACAGGCCTAGACATGCAATGGCAATGGCAATTGCAGCAAGCAATCCAATGGTTCTGGAAAACCGAATATCCGATTCGTACATGTTTTTTAATATATCGTCGGTAAACCTAAAGTTAAATGCGGTTGTTCCGCCAGTTGCCGTCCATGTCTTTTTCAGAAAGTCGATGGTTTCCGGCATGTTTTCGGTGCGTAACCGAATGGCAATATCACGGCTCATGCCAGGATTTAATTCAATGATCATCGGGGTTATGGCTTCGCGTAGCGAAAACATATTAAAATTACTAACAACGCCTACTACTTTTCCAAAAGCCGTTTGTTCACCCAAAACATCTTTTAGTCCCAATACTTTAATGGCCAATTCATTTATAAGAACGCCACTGTTATTTTTTTCTCTGTCGAAATCGGAACCCATAATAATTTTCATTCCCATAGTATGGGCAAATCCGTAATCAACAAAAAGAGCATTCATTT contains:
- a CDS encoding FtsX-like permease family protein, yielding NPNVLSASGTIWMPPTNNKIYASIPKVDDPNEKVKMNALFVDYGFAHTMGMKIIMGSDFDREKNNSGVLINELAIKVLGLKDVLGEQTAFGKVVGVVSNFNMFSLREAITPMIIELNPGMSRDIAIRLRTENMPETIDFLKKTWTATGGTTAFNFRFTDDILKNMYESDIRFSRTIGLLAAIAIAIACLGLFGLSLLIGKQRTKEIGIRKINGARISEIMLMLNKDFVKWVAIAFVVATPIAWYAMHEWLESFAYKTSLSWWIFALAGLLALGIALLTVSWQSWRAATCNPVETLRYE